The Streptomyces avermitilis MA-4680 = NBRC 14893 genome contains a region encoding:
- a CDS encoding DUF3105 domain-containing protein translates to MGSAKNTSNAQRKARIEEMRRAERSRERRNRILTIAASVVVVAGLVVGGVVLVKSQSDDKDTSASDSKTSSGHFVTGTDGVKTWKGKLGRTHVTKTVDYPMEPPVGGDHNQVWMNCNGDVYTKAVNNMNAVHSLEHGAVWVTYNSKASDADVKALAAKVKKTPYTLMSPVDDQKAPIMLSAWGKQRTVKSASDPDVDKFFAEFVQGKQTPEPGAACTNGLAQ, encoded by the coding sequence ATGGGTTCCGCCAAGAACACCAGCAACGCGCAGCGCAAGGCCCGCATAGAGGAGATGCGCCGGGCCGAACGTTCTCGTGAGCGCCGCAACCGGATACTCACGATCGCGGCCAGCGTGGTGGTCGTCGCCGGTCTCGTCGTCGGCGGTGTCGTCCTCGTCAAGTCTCAGTCGGACGACAAGGACACCTCGGCGAGTGACTCGAAGACTTCCTCGGGCCACTTCGTGACGGGTACGGACGGGGTGAAGACGTGGAAGGGCAAGCTGGGCCGTACCCACGTCACCAAGACCGTGGACTACCCGATGGAGCCCCCGGTCGGCGGTGACCACAACCAGGTCTGGATGAACTGCAACGGCGACGTCTACACCAAGGCGGTCAACAACATGAACGCCGTGCACTCCCTGGAGCACGGCGCGGTGTGGGTGACGTACAACAGCAAGGCGTCGGACGCGGACGTCAAGGCGCTCGCGGCGAAGGTCAAGAAGACGCCGTACACGCTGATGAGCCCGGTCGACGACCAGAAGGCCCCGATCATGCTCAGCGCGTGGGGCAAGCAGCGCACGGTGAAGAGCGCGAGCGACCCGGACGTCGACAAGTTCTTCGCGGAGTTCGTGCAGGGCAAGCAGACGCCCGAGCCCGGTGCCGCCTGCACCAACGGTCTGGCTCAGTGA
- a CDS encoding Rrf2 family transcriptional regulator produces MRLLRSTDLALRVLMRLAVTGDSSPTTREVAADMDVPYTHAAKVVAELQHLGLITARRGRGGGLALMEAGRTASVGAVVRAFEGDGDVVDCEGSTPCPLNSACRLRGALRRAQEAFFASLDPLTVQDMVAAPTGPLLLGITGAPQLSRASQRSGPNTS; encoded by the coding sequence ATGCGGCTGCTGCGCTCCACCGATCTCGCCCTGCGTGTCCTGATGCGGCTCGCCGTCACGGGTGATTCCAGCCCCACGACCCGCGAGGTCGCGGCGGACATGGACGTGCCGTACACGCATGCCGCGAAGGTCGTCGCCGAACTCCAGCACCTCGGGCTGATCACGGCCCGCCGCGGCCGCGGCGGCGGCCTCGCGCTCATGGAGGCGGGGCGCACGGCCTCGGTGGGCGCGGTCGTGCGCGCCTTCGAGGGGGACGGCGACGTCGTCGACTGCGAGGGGTCCACGCCCTGCCCGCTCAACTCCGCGTGCCGGCTGCGGGGCGCGCTGCGGCGGGCCCAGGAGGCGTTCTTCGCGTCGCTGGACCCGCTGACCGTGCAGGACATGGTCGCGGCCCCGACCGGGCCGCTGCTGCTGGGTATCACCGGCGCTCCTCAGCTCTCCCGGGCGAGCCAGAGGTCGGGTCCGAACACCTCGTAG
- a CDS encoding globin domain-containing protein, with translation MLSEQSAATVRATLPAVGAAVGEITARFYDRLFAARPELLRDLFNRGNQAAGTQRQALAGSIAAFATYLVEHPDERPDAMLDRIAHKHASLGIAPGQYAVVHEHLFAAIAEVLGDAVTPEVAAAWDEVYWLMANALIAIERRLYAQHENTGDTGGRRPWRVVERVDETADVAAFRLRPADGRPLPDFRPGQYVSVRVELPDGARQTRQYSLVGAPGSPELRIAVKRVHGGTTPDGEVSNHLHARVREGSVLELSAPYGDLALEATDVPLLLASAGIGVTPMIAMLEHLALTGHRAPVTVVHADRSPAEHALRADHEAYAAKLADAAVHFWYEHPEPGHPADRTGLVDLTGVPVSAGTRAYLCGPLPFMRAVRTQLIEKGVAPADIHYEVFGPDLWLARES, from the coding sequence ATGCTGTCCGAGCAGTCCGCCGCCACCGTGCGCGCCACCCTCCCCGCCGTCGGCGCGGCCGTCGGCGAGATCACCGCGCGCTTCTACGACCGGCTGTTCGCCGCCCGCCCCGAGCTGCTGCGCGACCTCTTCAACCGCGGCAACCAGGCGGCGGGGACGCAGCGGCAGGCGCTGGCGGGCTCGATCGCCGCGTTCGCCACGTACCTCGTGGAACACCCGGACGAGCGCCCCGACGCGATGCTGGACCGCATCGCCCACAAGCACGCCTCCCTGGGCATCGCACCCGGGCAGTACGCGGTCGTCCACGAGCACCTCTTCGCGGCCATCGCCGAGGTCCTCGGCGACGCGGTCACCCCCGAGGTCGCGGCCGCCTGGGACGAGGTCTACTGGCTGATGGCGAACGCGCTCATCGCCATCGAGCGGCGGCTGTACGCGCAGCACGAGAACACCGGTGACACCGGCGGCCGGCGGCCCTGGCGGGTCGTGGAGCGCGTGGACGAGACCGCCGACGTCGCCGCCTTCCGGCTGCGCCCGGCCGACGGCCGGCCCCTCCCGGACTTCCGCCCCGGCCAGTACGTGTCCGTCCGCGTCGAACTCCCGGACGGCGCCCGCCAGACCCGCCAGTACAGCCTCGTCGGCGCGCCCGGCTCACCGGAGCTGCGGATCGCCGTGAAGCGCGTCCACGGCGGTACGACACCGGACGGCGAGGTCTCGAACCATCTCCACGCGCGCGTGCGCGAGGGCAGCGTCCTGGAGCTCTCCGCCCCGTACGGCGATCTCGCCCTGGAGGCCACGGACGTGCCCCTGCTGCTCGCCTCCGCCGGCATCGGCGTGACCCCGATGATCGCGATGCTGGAGCACCTCGCCCTGACCGGCCACCGCGCCCCGGTCACCGTCGTGCACGCCGACCGCTCGCCGGCCGAGCACGCCCTGCGCGCGGACCACGAGGCGTACGCGGCCAAGCTCGCGGACGCGGCCGTCCACTTCTGGTACGAGCACCCGGAGCCGGGGCACCCGGCCGACCGCACGGGGCTCGTCGACCTGACCGGCGTGCCGGTCTCCGCCGGCACGCGCGCGTACCTGTGCGGTCCGCTGCCCTTCATGCGCGCCGTCCGTACCCAGCTCATCGAGAAGGGCGTGGCACCCGCCGACATCCACTACGAGGTGTTCGGACCCGACCTCTGGCTCGCCCGGGAGAGCTGA